The Streptomyces kanamyceticus genome window below encodes:
- a CDS encoding alpha/beta hydrolase: protein MRPAKATAAAVTVATGVTAALGAAAVAAGRYASDAALKAPAGRPLPTEPRLTVHATAAGQITLTRALASLRPGTYGLGGDGTHAIVGPVLESAPHAADTVVRRLEAVTHGTLEPGAKVWLTPQVHIGDPHAALGIDHADVDIPGELGGLPAWFVPGARDTWVIAVHGLGTTREHAMVVMDFLHRQRFPVLALAYRGDRGAPRSPDGLGHLGETEWRDLDAAIRYAVRYGAERVVLHGWSTGAAMALHAAAHSALRDRISGLVLDSPVLNWETTLRALAAARRTPGPLLPLAVRAAQGRTGLRGDRILEAADPEVLKVPTLLVHGPDDVVAPWGPSRRLAQQRPELVTLHTVHDAPHGAMWNADPAGYEEALRRFLTPLM, encoded by the coding sequence GTGCGCCCAGCCAAAGCGACGGCAGCAGCCGTCACCGTAGCCACCGGAGTCACCGCCGCTCTCGGCGCGGCCGCAGTCGCGGCGGGCCGGTACGCCAGCGACGCCGCCCTCAAGGCCCCGGCGGGCCGCCCCCTGCCGACGGAGCCCCGTCTCACCGTGCACGCCACGGCCGCGGGCCAGATCACCCTGACCCGCGCCCTGGCGAGCCTGCGCCCCGGCACCTACGGACTCGGCGGCGACGGCACGCACGCGATCGTCGGGCCCGTCCTGGAATCGGCCCCGCACGCGGCGGACACCGTCGTACGCCGCCTCGAAGCCGTCACCCACGGCACCCTGGAACCCGGCGCGAAGGTCTGGCTCACCCCGCAGGTCCACATCGGCGACCCGCACGCCGCGCTCGGCATCGACCACGCGGACGTCGACATCCCCGGCGAACTCGGCGGCCTGCCCGCCTGGTTCGTGCCGGGGGCCCGCGACACCTGGGTCATCGCCGTGCACGGCCTCGGCACGACCCGCGAGCACGCCATGGTCGTCATGGACTTCCTGCACCGCCAGAGGTTCCCCGTGCTCGCCCTCGCCTACCGCGGCGACCGCGGCGCGCCCCGCTCGCCGGACGGCCTCGGCCACCTCGGCGAGACGGAATGGCGCGACCTGGACGCCGCCATCCGCTACGCCGTGCGTTACGGAGCCGAGCGCGTCGTGCTGCACGGCTGGTCCACCGGCGCCGCCATGGCCCTGCACGCCGCCGCCCACTCGGCGCTGCGCGATCGCATCAGCGGCCTCGTCCTCGATTCCCCCGTCCTCAACTGGGAGACCACGCTGCGCGCCCTCGCCGCCGCCCGCCGCACCCCGGGACCGCTCCTTCCGCTTGCGGTCCGTGCGGCCCAGGGCCGCACCGGTCTGCGCGGCGACCGCATCCTGGAGGCGGCCGACCCCGAGGTGCTCAAGGTCCCCACCCTCCTCGTGCACGGCCCCGACGACGTCGTCGCGCCCTGGGGACCCTCCCGTCGCCTCGCCCAACAGCGCCCCGAGCTGGTCACGTTGCACACCGTCCACGACGCGCCGCACGGCGCCATGTGGAACGCCGACCCGGCGGGGTACGAAGAGGCCCTGCGCCGCTTCCTCACCCCTCTGATGTGA
- a CDS encoding cobalamin biosynthesis protein yields MSADRDFAYGAAAGLIGDLLLGDPRRGHPVAAFGRAAGAVERVLWRDHRGWGALHAMVCAGGAAGAAALASSLVRRSPAGSVALTAAATWAVVGGTSLGREARAVGGALEAGDIEVARERLPHLCGRDPQALDADGIARAVVESVAENTSDAVVGALVWGALGGVPGLVAFRAVNTLDAMVGHKSPKYRRYGWASARADDVMGWPGARLTAVLATLAGDSPRGALRAWRADAAKHPSPNAGPVEASFAGALGVRLGGTLSYAGRVEHRPVLNATGRAVRVPDIERAVRLSRRVSWLALGVAVAAARRKRRDA; encoded by the coding sequence GTGAGTGCCGATCGCGACTTCGCGTACGGCGCCGCCGCCGGTCTCATCGGCGACCTGCTGCTCGGCGATCCGCGCCGGGGCCATCCGGTCGCCGCGTTCGGGCGTGCGGCGGGTGCCGTCGAGCGGGTGCTGTGGCGCGACCACCGCGGGTGGGGCGCGTTGCACGCCATGGTGTGCGCCGGTGGCGCCGCGGGTGCCGCCGCGCTCGCCTCTTCCCTCGTACGCCGTTCACCTGCCGGATCCGTCGCGCTGACGGCCGCCGCGACCTGGGCCGTGGTCGGCGGGACCTCGCTCGGGCGTGAGGCGCGGGCCGTCGGCGGGGCTCTGGAGGCCGGGGACATCGAGGTCGCGCGGGAGCGGCTGCCGCACCTGTGCGGGCGGGATCCGCAGGCGCTCGACGCCGACGGGATCGCGCGGGCCGTGGTGGAGTCCGTCGCGGAGAACACCTCGGACGCCGTGGTGGGGGCCCTGGTGTGGGGGGCGCTCGGCGGGGTGCCGGGGCTCGTCGCCTTCCGCGCCGTGAACACGCTCGACGCGATGGTCGGGCACAAGTCGCCCAAGTACCGGCGGTACGGGTGGGCTTCCGCCCGGGCCGACGACGTCATGGGATGGCCCGGGGCCCGGCTGACCGCCGTCCTCGCGACGCTCGCGGGCGACTCGCCGCGCGGCGCGCTGCGGGCCTGGCGCGCGGACGCCGCGAAGCATCCCAGTCCCAACGCGGGGCCCGTCGAGGCGTCCTTCGCCGGGGCCCTCGGCGTACGGCTCGGTGGGACGCTCTCGTACGCGGGGCGGGTCGAGCACCGTCCTGTTCTGAACGCGACCGGGCGTGCCGTACGGGTCCCGGACATCGAGCGGGCCGTGCGGCTCTCTCGACGGGTGAGCTGGCTGGCGCTGGGGGTCGCGGTGGCGGCCGCCCGGCGGAAACGGAGAGACGCATGA
- a CDS encoding putative cobaltochelatase, with product MSTPYPFTALVGQDDLRLALLLNAVSPAVGGVLVRGEKGTAKSTAVRALSALLPEVPVVAGCRFSCDPAAADPNCPDGPHDAGGATARPARMVELPVGASEDRLVGALDIERALAEGVKAFEPGLLADAHRGILYVDEVNLLHDHLVDLLLDAAAMGASYVEREGVSVRHAARFLLVGTMNPEEGELRPQLLDRFGLTVEVAASRETDQRVEVVRRRLAYDDDPEGFAGRWYDDESALRERVVAARALLPQVTLGDGALRQIAATCAAFEVDGMRADIVMARTATALAAWAGRTDVLSEDVRQAALLALPHRRRRNPFDAPGLDEDKLDETLEEAREDEAPEPDGGGSPDGDDDPDPDGPDGGGGKPPAGDGPDSPELPSQNQGENGNESGNSGEDQGQDETPAPAPGGAGEQQAVRAAEPFRTKMLSVPGIGEGAAGRRSRARTEHGRTTGSRRPQGALTKLHLAATVQAAAPHQRARGRSGTGLVVRRDDLRQATREGREGNLVLFVVDASGSMAARQRMSAVKGAVLSLLLDAYQRRDKVGLVTFRGAEAEVALPPTSSVDAAAARLESLPTGGRTPLAAGLLKAHDVLRVERLRDAARRPLVVVVTDGRATGGVEPVAQAGRAARLFAADGVASVVVDCESGFVRLGLAAQLAGELGGTAVTLDELRADSIAGLVKDVQGMNSPSRRAA from the coding sequence GTGAGTACCCCGTATCCGTTCACCGCCCTCGTCGGGCAGGACGACCTGCGGCTCGCGCTCTTGCTGAACGCCGTATCGCCCGCCGTCGGCGGCGTGCTCGTACGGGGTGAGAAGGGCACCGCCAAGTCCACCGCCGTGCGCGCGCTCTCGGCGCTCCTTCCCGAGGTGCCGGTCGTCGCCGGGTGCCGCTTCTCGTGCGATCCCGCGGCCGCCGACCCGAACTGCCCCGACGGACCGCACGACGCGGGCGGCGCCACCGCGCGGCCCGCGCGGATGGTCGAACTGCCCGTCGGCGCCTCCGAGGACCGGCTCGTCGGCGCCCTCGACATCGAGCGGGCGCTCGCCGAGGGCGTCAAGGCGTTCGAACCCGGACTGCTCGCCGACGCGCACCGCGGCATCCTCTACGTCGACGAGGTCAATCTCCTCCACGACCACCTGGTCGACCTGCTCCTGGACGCCGCCGCGATGGGCGCCTCGTACGTGGAGCGCGAAGGCGTGTCAGTCCGGCACGCCGCCCGCTTCCTGCTCGTCGGCACCATGAACCCCGAAGAGGGCGAGCTGCGGCCGCAGTTGCTCGACCGGTTCGGCCTCACCGTCGAGGTGGCCGCCTCCCGGGAGACGGACCAGCGCGTCGAGGTGGTCCGGCGCAGGCTCGCGTACGACGACGACCCCGAGGGCTTCGCGGGGCGCTGGTACGACGACGAGAGCGCACTGCGCGAGCGGGTCGTGGCCGCGCGTGCGCTGCTCCCCCAAGTGACCCTGGGTGACGGAGCGTTGCGGCAGATCGCGGCGACCTGCGCGGCGTTCGAGGTGGACGGGATGCGCGCGGACATCGTGATGGCGCGCACCGCGACGGCGCTTGCCGCGTGGGCGGGCCGCACCGACGTGCTGAGCGAGGACGTGCGCCAGGCCGCGCTCCTGGCGCTGCCGCACCGCAGGCGCCGCAACCCCTTCGACGCGCCGGGCCTCGACGAGGACAAGCTGGACGAGACGCTGGAGGAGGCGCGCGAGGACGAGGCGCCCGAGCCCGATGGCGGCGGCTCCCCCGACGGCGACGACGACCCCGACCCGGACGGGCCCGACGGAGGCGGCGGAAAGCCCCCGGCGGGGGACGGACCCGACTCCCCCGAACTGCCCTCCCAGAACCAGGGCGAGAACGGGAACGAGAGCGGGAACTCGGGCGAGGACCAGGGGCAGGACGAGACGCCCGCCCCGGCGCCCGGCGGCGCGGGCGAGCAGCAGGCGGTGCGCGCCGCCGAGCCGTTCCGCACGAAGATGCTGAGCGTGCCCGGCATCGGCGAGGGCGCGGCGGGTCGACGCTCACGCGCGCGCACCGAACACGGCCGTACGACGGGTTCTCGACGCCCTCAAGGCGCCCTGACCAAGCTGCACTTGGCGGCGACCGTGCAGGCGGCGGCCCCGCACCAGAGGGCGCGCGGACGCTCCGGCACCGGACTCGTCGTACGCCGTGACGACCTGCGGCAGGCGACGCGGGAGGGGCGCGAGGGCAATCTCGTGCTGTTCGTCGTGGACGCCTCCGGGTCGATGGCGGCGCGGCAGCGGATGAGCGCCGTCAAGGGCGCCGTGCTCTCGCTCCTCCTGGACGCCTACCAGCGGCGCGACAAGGTGGGGCTCGTGACGTTCCGGGGCGCCGAGGCCGAGGTGGCGCTGCCGCCGACGTCGTCGGTGGACGCGGCTGCGGCCCGCCTCGAATCGCTGCCCACGGGCGGCCGCACTCCACTGGCCGCCGGGCTGTTGAAGGCGCACGACGTGCTGCGTGTCGAGCGGCTGAGGGACGCCGCGCGGCGGCCGCTGGTGGTCGTGGTGACGGACGGGCGGGCGACCGGAGGGGTCGAGCCGGTGGCCCAAGCCGGGCGCGCGGCGCGGCTGTTCGCGGCCGACGGGGTCGCCTCGGTGGTCGTCGACTGCGAGTCGGGCTTCGTACGCCTGGGCCTCGCGGCCCAGTTGGCGGGCGAGCTCGGCGGCACCGCCGTCACCCTCGACGAGCTGCGGGCGGATTCGATCGCCGGACTCGTCAAGGACGTACAGGGAATGAACTCGCCTTCGAGGAGGGCCGCTTAA
- a CDS encoding class II aldolase/adducin family protein, translating into MTEQRQDAARDTAGDAGGTVPGAVEQAWAELVETARRTVRDGLVVGTSGNVSVRVGGTILVTPSGVPYDRLAPGDALGVDIEGRRLFGDLSPTSELPMHLAIYRETDASAVVHTHAVHATAVSMLVPELPAVHYMTGILGGPVRVAPYALYGTEELAANMLHALRDRTGCLLQNHGTVTYGDSLSQAYDRTAQLEWMSRLWLTASSLPGHTPTLLSPAQLREAEERLRGYGQRRS; encoded by the coding sequence ATGACTGAGCAACGACAGGACGCGGCGCGGGACACGGCGGGCGATGCGGGGGGCACGGTCCCGGGCGCCGTCGAACAGGCGTGGGCCGAGCTGGTGGAGACCGCCCGCAGAACGGTGCGGGACGGCCTGGTCGTCGGCACGTCGGGCAACGTCTCCGTACGCGTCGGCGGCACGATCCTGGTCACCCCGAGCGGTGTGCCCTACGACCGGCTTGCCCCGGGGGACGCGCTCGGCGTCGACATCGAAGGACGACGGCTGTTCGGCGACCTCTCGCCCACCAGCGAGCTGCCCATGCACCTCGCGATCTACCGCGAGACCGACGCGAGCGCCGTCGTCCACACCCACGCCGTGCACGCCACGGCCGTCTCGATGCTCGTGCCCGAACTCCCCGCCGTCCACTACATGACGGGCATCCTCGGCGGCCCCGTCCGGGTCGCTCCGTACGCCCTGTACGGAACGGAGGAGCTGGCCGCGAACATGCTGCACGCCCTGCGCGACCGCACGGGATGCCTCCTCCAGAACCACGGAACGGTCACCTACGGAGACTCCCTGTCCCAGGCGTACGACCGCACGGCCCAGCTGGAATGGATGTCCCGCCTCTGGCTCACGGCGAGCTCGCTGCCCGGCCACACCCCCACGCTCCTTTCCCCGGCCCAGCTGCGTGAAGCGGAGGAGCGGCTACGGGGGTACGGACAGCGGCGCTCCTGA
- a CDS encoding cobyric acid synthase, whose translation MSGGLLVAGTTSDAGKSVVTAGICRWLTRKGVSVAPFKAQNMSLNSFVTHEGAEIGRAQAMQAQAARVEPSALMNPVLLKPGSDRSSQVVLMGKPVGEMSARGYHGGRQAALLETVVGCLDELRSTYDAVICEGAGSPAEINLRRTDIVNMGIARAARFPVLVVGDIDRGGVFASFFGTTALLSAEDQELVAGYLVNKFRGDVSLLEPGLDMLRGLTGRRTYGVLPFQHGLGIDEEDGLRVSLRGAVRESVVAPPVGDDVLRVAVCAVPLMSNFTDVDALAAEPGVVVRFVDRAEELVDADLVVVPGTRGTVRALEWLRERGLAAALARRAAEGRPVLGICGGFQVLGEYIEDEVESRAGSVDGLGLLPVRVRFAREKTLARPVGEALGERVEGYEIHHGVAQVLGGEAFLDGCRVGEVWGTHWHGSLESDAFRRRFLTEVARAAGRRFVPAPDTSFGVLREEQLDLLGDLIEEHADTDALLGLIEKGVPTGLPFIPPGAPAAPAPTPAPSATPERTKEAL comes from the coding sequence ATGAGCGGCGGGCTGCTGGTCGCGGGGACCACGTCGGACGCGGGCAAGAGCGTCGTCACCGCCGGGATCTGCCGGTGGCTGACGCGCAAGGGCGTGTCCGTCGCGCCCTTCAAGGCGCAGAACATGTCCCTCAACTCCTTCGTCACGCACGAAGGCGCCGAGATCGGGCGTGCGCAGGCCATGCAGGCGCAGGCCGCGCGGGTGGAGCCGAGCGCGCTGATGAACCCGGTGCTGCTCAAGCCGGGCAGCGACCGCTCCAGCCAGGTCGTCCTCATGGGCAAGCCGGTGGGCGAGATGAGCGCGCGCGGCTACCACGGGGGGCGCCAGGCGGCGCTCTTGGAGACCGTCGTGGGATGCCTCGATGAGCTCCGGAGCACGTACGACGCCGTGATCTGTGAGGGCGCGGGCAGCCCCGCCGAGATCAACCTGCGGCGCACGGACATCGTGAACATGGGGATCGCGCGGGCCGCCCGCTTCCCCGTCCTGGTGGTCGGCGACATCGACAGGGGCGGGGTCTTCGCGTCCTTCTTCGGGACCACGGCGCTGCTGAGCGCCGAGGACCAGGAGCTGGTCGCGGGGTACCTGGTGAACAAGTTCCGCGGGGACGTCTCGCTGCTCGAACCCGGGCTCGACATGCTGCGCGGCCTGACCGGGCGGCGTACGTACGGCGTGCTGCCGTTCCAGCACGGGCTCGGCATCGACGAGGAGGACGGCCTGCGGGTGTCCCTGCGCGGCGCCGTCCGGGAGTCCGTGGTCGCGCCGCCGGTCGGCGACGACGTGCTGCGGGTCGCTGTCTGCGCCGTGCCACTGATGTCCAACTTCACGGACGTGGACGCGCTCGCCGCCGAACCGGGTGTCGTGGTGCGGTTCGTGGACCGGGCCGAGGAACTCGTCGACGCCGACCTCGTGGTCGTGCCCGGCACGCGCGGCACCGTGCGCGCCCTGGAGTGGCTGCGCGAGCGGGGGCTCGCCGCGGCCCTGGCGCGCCGGGCCGCCGAGGGGCGCCCCGTGCTCGGGATCTGCGGTGGCTTCCAGGTGCTCGGCGAGTACATCGAGGACGAGGTCGAGTCGCGGGCGGGATCCGTGGACGGGCTCGGGCTGCTGCCCGTACGCGTGCGGTTCGCCCGGGAGAAGACCCTCGCTCGGCCGGTGGGTGAAGCACTCGGGGAGCGCGTCGAGGGATACGAGATCCACCATGGCGTGGCCCAAGTCCTCGGCGGGGAAGCCTTCTTGGACGGCTGCCGGGTCGGCGAGGTGTGGGGCACGCACTGGCACGGGTCGCTGGAGAGCGACGCGTTCCGGCGCCGGTTCCTGACCGAGGTGGCGCGCGCGGCCGGACGGCGCTTCGTGCCCGCGCCCGACACGAGCTTCGGCGTACTGCGCGAGGAACAGCTCGACCTGCTCGGCGATCTGATCGAAGAACACGCGGACACGGACGCGCTGTTGGGCCTGATCGAGAAGGGGGTGCCGACGGGTCTGCCGTTCATTCCACCGGGGGCGCCCGCGGCACCCGCACCAACACCAGCGCCGTCAGCAACACCAGAACGTACCAAGGAGGCTCTGTGA
- a CDS encoding inorganic phosphate transporter: MEHITLLLGIVIVTALVFDFTNGFHDTANAMATTISTGALKPKTAVAMSAVLNLVGAFLSVEVAKTISGGIVNEDGLKTEVIFAALVGAILWNLLTWLVGLPSSSSHALFGGLIGAAVMSMGWSSINGGTVVTKILIPALAAPLVAGIAAMLATRLTYRIGRNTDTKATAKGYRVGQIASAGLVSLAHGTNDAQKTMGIITLALVTGGVLNPGANPPMWVIVSAGVAIALGTYLGGWRIIRTMGKGLTDLQPQQGFAAQTSAATVILASSHLGFSLSTTQSCSGAVMGAGLGRKGGVVRWSTATRMFVAWGLTLPAAGLVGAGAEFLTKQGPWGIAATAAILIGGSAVIWVLSRRDAVDHTNVTDDEIGAAKDAEPAGVVTTAIAAVSPPPVGTTATTDSSSEDPVKATISAPTTTTTGAMADPARPATV; encoded by the coding sequence ATGGAACACATCACGCTTCTCCTCGGGATCGTGATCGTCACCGCTCTCGTGTTCGATTTCACGAACGGTTTCCACGACACTGCCAACGCGATGGCGACGACCATCTCGACCGGCGCTCTCAAGCCCAAGACGGCGGTGGCCATGTCCGCCGTGCTCAACCTCGTCGGCGCCTTCCTCTCCGTCGAAGTCGCCAAGACGATCTCCGGCGGCATCGTCAACGAGGACGGCCTCAAGACAGAGGTCATCTTCGCCGCGCTCGTCGGCGCGATCCTCTGGAACCTGCTGACCTGGCTGGTCGGCCTGCCCTCCAGTTCCTCCCACGCCCTCTTCGGCGGCCTCATCGGCGCCGCGGTCATGTCGATGGGCTGGTCGTCGATCAACGGCGGCACCGTCGTCACCAAGATCCTGATCCCGGCCCTCGCCGCGCCCCTCGTGGCGGGCATCGCCGCGATGCTGGCCACGCGCCTGACGTACCGGATCGGCCGCAACACCGACACCAAGGCCACCGCCAAGGGCTACCGCGTGGGCCAGATCGCCTCCGCGGGCCTCGTCTCACTGGCGCACGGCACCAACGACGCGCAGAAGACCATGGGCATCATCACGCTCGCCCTGGTCACCGGCGGTGTCCTCAACCCCGGTGCGAACCCCCCGATGTGGGTCATCGTCTCGGCCGGTGTGGCCATCGCCCTCGGCACCTACCTGGGCGGCTGGCGCATCATCCGCACCATGGGCAAGGGCCTCACCGACCTCCAGCCGCAGCAGGGCTTCGCCGCCCAGACCAGCGCCGCGACGGTCATCCTCGCCTCCTCGCACCTGGGCTTCTCGCTCTCCACCACCCAGTCCTGCTCCGGCGCCGTGATGGGCGCGGGCCTCGGCCGCAAGGGCGGCGTGGTCCGCTGGTCGACCGCGACCCGGATGTTCGTCGCGTGGGGCCTGACCCTGCCGGCCGCCGGTCTGGTCGGCGCGGGCGCCGAGTTCCTCACCAAGCAGGGCCCCTGGGGCATCGCGGCCACCGCCGCGATCCTGATCGGCGGCTCGGCCGTGATCTGGGTCCTCTCGCGACGCGACGCCGTCGACCACACCAACGTCACCGACGACGAGATCGGCGCCGCCAAGGACGCCGAGCCCGCGGGCGTCGTGACCACCGCGATCGCCGCCGTCTCACCGCCCCCGGTGGGCACGACGGCCACCACGGACTCCTCTTCCGAAGACCCGGTCAAGGCCACCATCTCGGCCCCGACCACGACCACGACCGGCGCCATGGCGGACCCCGCCAGGCCCGCGACGGTGTAA
- the cobO gene encoding cob(I)yrinic acid a,c-diamide adenosyltransferase, with amino-acid sequence MPQGQPSVVPDDGLTTRQRRNRPLVFVHTGIGKGKSTAAFGLALRAWNQGWPIGVFQFVKSAKWKVGEENALKVLGASGEGGTVDWHKMGEGWSWIQRAPAEGELTNEDKAREGWEQVKRDLAAETYKLYVLDEFAYPMHWGWIDPAEVVEVLRNRPGTQHVVITGRNAPQQLVDFADLVTDMSKVKHPMDAGQKGQRGIEW; translated from the coding sequence ATGCCGCAGGGACAGCCGAGCGTCGTACCGGACGACGGACTCACGACGCGCCAGCGCCGCAACCGCCCGCTCGTCTTCGTCCACACGGGCATCGGCAAGGGCAAGTCGACCGCCGCGTTCGGGCTCGCGCTGCGCGCCTGGAATCAGGGGTGGCCGATCGGCGTCTTCCAGTTCGTGAAGTCGGCGAAGTGGAAGGTCGGCGAGGAGAACGCGCTGAAGGTCCTCGGGGCCTCCGGCGAGGGCGGCACGGTCGACTGGCACAAGATGGGCGAGGGCTGGTCGTGGATCCAACGCGCCCCCGCCGAGGGCGAGTTGACCAACGAGGACAAGGCGCGTGAGGGCTGGGAGCAGGTCAAGCGCGACCTCGCCGCCGAGACGTACAAGCTCTACGTCCTCGACGAGTTCGCCTACCCGATGCACTGGGGCTGGATCGACCCGGCCGAGGTCGTGGAGGTCCTCCGGAACCGCCCCGGCACCCAGCACGTGGTCATCACAGGGCGCAACGCGCCCCAGCAGCTCGTCGACTTCGCCGACCTGGTGACCGACATGTCCAAGGTCAAGCACCCGATGGACGCCGGGCAGAAGGGCCAGAGGGGCATCGAGTGGTAG
- a CDS encoding cobyrinate a,c-diamide synthase yields the protein MVARLVIAAPSSGSGKTTVATGLMAAFAAAGLAVSPHKVGPDYIDPGYHALATGRPGRNLDAYLCGPDLVAPLFAHGAAGCDIAVVEGVMGMYDGAAGQGELASTAHVAKLLRAPVVLVVDASSQSRSVAALVHGFASWDPEVRVAGVILNKVGSDRHEALLREALEESGVPVLGALRRVSEVRAPSRHLGLVPVAERRADAVESVAALASRVRGGCDLDALLALARSAPGLPGVAWSPGLVSSPASPSSSSNAGRAEIPAEQAESSAGRAGYKPVVAVAGGAAFSFSYAEHTELLRAAGAEVVPFDPLHDEQLPDGTAGLVIGGGFPEVYAPELSANEPLRKAVASLAFSGAPVAAECAGLLYLSRELDGKPMCGVLDADARMSERLTLGYRDAVAVSDSVLAVAGTRMRGHEFHRTVVEPGAGESPAWGLHQPERRVEGFVRQNVHASYLHTHWAAEPGIARRFVERCAT from the coding sequence GTGGTAGCTCGCCTCGTCATCGCGGCGCCGTCGTCGGGCAGCGGCAAGACGACCGTCGCGACGGGCCTGATGGCCGCGTTCGCGGCCGCCGGGCTCGCCGTCTCCCCGCACAAGGTCGGGCCCGACTACATCGACCCCGGCTATCACGCGCTCGCCACCGGGCGGCCAGGACGCAACCTCGACGCGTACCTGTGCGGGCCCGACCTGGTCGCGCCGCTGTTCGCGCACGGGGCGGCCGGGTGCGACATCGCCGTGGTCGAGGGCGTGATGGGGATGTACGACGGGGCCGCGGGGCAGGGCGAACTGGCCTCCACGGCGCATGTCGCCAAGCTGCTGCGGGCGCCGGTCGTCCTGGTCGTCGACGCGTCGTCGCAGTCGCGGTCCGTGGCGGCGCTCGTGCACGGCTTCGCCTCGTGGGACCCCGAGGTGCGGGTCGCGGGCGTCATCCTCAACAAGGTCGGCTCGGACCGGCACGAGGCGCTTCTTCGGGAGGCGCTGGAGGAGTCCGGGGTACCGGTGCTCGGCGCGTTGCGCCGGGTGAGTGAGGTCCGGGCTCCCTCTCGGCACCTTGGGCTCGTGCCTGTTGCCGAGCGGCGGGCTGATGCGGTGGAGTCCGTGGCGGCGTTGGCCTCGCGGGTACGGGGCGGTTGCGACCTGGACGCTCTTCTCGCGCTTGCTCGGTCGGCGCCGGGCCTGCCGGGGGTGGCGTGGTCGCCGGGGCTGGTGTCATCACCGGCTTCGCCGAGTTCGTCCTCAAACGCCGGACGGGCTGAGATTCCCGCCGAGCAGGCTGAAAGTTCCGCCGGACGGGCTGGGTACAAGCCAGTTGTCGCCGTTGCCGGTGGGGCCGCGTTCAGTTTTTCGTATGCCGAGCATACGGAGCTGTTGCGCGCCGCCGGGGCCGAGGTCGTGCCCTTCGATCCTCTCCATGACGAGCAACTGCCCGACGGAACCGCCGGGTTGGTGATCGGTGGTGGCTTTCCCGAGGTGTACGCGCCCGAGTTGTCGGCGAACGAGCCGCTCAGGAAGGCGGTGGCCTCCCTTGCGTTCTCCGGGGCGCCGGTGGCCGCCGAGTGCGCGGGGCTGCTCTACCTCTCCCGCGAGCTGGACGGGAAGCCGATGTGCGGGGTGCTCGACGCCGACGCGCGGATGTCGGAGCGTTTGACGCTCGGGTACCGGGACGCGGTCGCCGTGTCGGACAGCGTGCTCGCGGTGGCGGGGACCAGGATGCGGGGGCACGAGTTCCACCGCACGGTCGTGGAACCCGGGGCCGGGGAGTCCCCCGCCTGGGGCCTGCACCAGCCCGAGCGGCGCGTCGAGGGCTTCGTGCGGCAGAACGTGCACGCCAGCTATCTGCACACGCACTGGGCGGCGGAGCCGGGCATCGCACGCCGGTTCGTCGAGAGATGCGCGACGTGA
- a CDS encoding lysozyme, translating to MARDHMPSRRRARRHARFVAAAVAALAVAGTALAEIPVSAAGGPRGHDVSSHQKNVDWQRAKDKGARFVYVKATESDSYLNPYFAQQYDGSRAAGLLRGAYHFAVPSKSSGTAQARYFMDHGGRWRADGRTLPPALDIEDNPYDKRKCYGLSKARTVNWIQAFSDAVKRGTGRRPVIYTTAKWWNDCTGGSGAFAAHHALWLARWGSSAGALPRGWAFWTFWQYDNHGGLPGDQNLFNGSAAQLKRFARG from the coding sequence ATGGCTCGTGATCACATGCCGTCCCGTCGTCGCGCCCGTCGTCACGCCCGGTTCGTCGCGGCCGCCGTGGCGGCCCTCGCCGTCGCGGGTACCGCCCTCGCCGAGATTCCGGTTTCGGCGGCGGGCGGGCCTCGGGGGCACGACGTGTCCTCGCACCAGAAGAACGTGGACTGGCAGCGGGCGAAGGACAAGGGCGCGCGGTTCGTCTACGTGAAGGCGACCGAGTCCGACTCCTACCTCAACCCCTACTTCGCCCAGCAGTACGACGGCTCGCGCGCCGCGGGACTGCTCCGCGGGGCGTACCACTTCGCGGTGCCCAGCAAGTCCTCAGGCACGGCCCAGGCCCGCTACTTCATGGACCACGGCGGGCGCTGGCGCGCGGACGGCCGGACGCTGCCGCCCGCGCTCGACATCGAGGACAACCCGTACGACAAGCGGAAGTGCTACGGCCTGAGCAAGGCCAGGACGGTGAACTGGATCCAGGCCTTCAGCGACGCGGTGAAGCGGGGTACCGGACGTCGTCCGGTGATCTACACGACCGCCAAGTGGTGGAACGACTGCACGGGCGGCAGCGGGGCCTTCGCCGCGCACCACGCCCTGTGGCTCGCGCGCTGGGGGTCCTCGGCGGGGGCGCTGCCCAGGGGCTGGGCGTTCTGGACGTTCTGGCAGTACGACAACCACGGCGGACTGCCGGGTGATCAGAATCTCTTCAACGGCTCGGCGGCGCAGCTGAAGCGGTTCGCCCGGGGGTAG